From the Candidatus Thorarchaeota archaeon genome, the window GATAGTCCCTCAAGGGATCCCCAGACGAACACAAGAACAAGAGCAACTCCGAGACTCGATAGTACTGCAGTGCCTGTACCAAGAAACACGTATCGGGCAAGATCAAGCTTTCCAGTTCTCCGTAGATACGAGAACATGATGGCCAGAATCAGGGCCGCCTCAATGCCCTCTCGAACGGAGATTATTGCCGGACCAATGAACAAGCTGATCTACCTCCATCATTCTCATACTGTCATGCACTATGGTTAACTCCATTTGGCCTAATAACGCTGCAGATATGGCAACCTGCTTACTGCCGGGCGCGGTCCTCAGAGCAGATGCTTAGTTCATCACTGGGTGCACAGAGGGGACGGCTCTAGTACCGCTCCAAGTGACCGGGACGCCCTGAAGAGACCATGAGAGGCTCAACGGATAGCTGAACACAGTCTGACTCGATTCCAATCGAGTGAGTCTTCGAGATAGGCGACCTGCCAGCGTATCAGCATCAGAGCCGGATTGGGTTGGGTCCGATCTTTCGGATCTCTGCAGCAAACTTGGTGACTTCAGATGCGAACTTGTCCCCTTCGGCTGCGGAAACGAAGACCATCTTCACTCGGTCCTCGTTCATCCCAAGTTGTCCAATGAGTTTTCGTGCAAACCTTACTCGACGTTCTGCACCCAGGTTCCCCGTCTTGTATGCACAGTCGCCCGGGTGGCAACCTACGACCAGGACCCCGTCTGCCCCCTCTTGCAACGCCTTCAGGATGAAGTTGATGTCTAGACGAGCGGTGCAAGGCATGCGTATTATCCGGCTACTCACATCGTACTGCAGTTTCATTGTGCCAGCTAGATCGGAGGCAGCGTACATACATTGCATGCAGCCCAGTACTATGATGTTCATATCCTTAGGGGGCATTTCCTTCGTTACCTCGTTCTCAAACGGGAGTGTCAGGTCGGATAGGTCGATATATCCTTTGGGAAAGTGGAACGGGCCATGAAACCAATGTCGCGTACTGCAAGAGCTGCTGAGGACTTGAACACTTCTATGCTGCTCAACCACGGCTTCAGTTCATCAGGATTCGCTTCGTGAATGGCCCAGTTGACATCCTCTTGTACAAGAGACATGAGTACAGATGTGCATAGTTGGTGTTCAGCGACATGATAAGTCGAGATAACAACATGGTCACTCATGTGATGGTATCCGGAGTGACTGAGGACAATCCGGCAGACTGGTCTTCTTGCGTTCCGAGCATGTATTGAAGAGTGTCTATCCCCGTCGTCCCATGTCCTATGCATCCGAGGATGAGTGCCCGATGAAACGTAGCACAGGACACACATAGCGGATGCAATCCTAGCGTGTAATGACATCGACACGAGCAAGTTGGCAATGTATGCGCGGCCATTGGATGCCGAGATGAGCATGATCATCGCCTCCTCCTAGTCAGACCAGTGACATCGTGGGGGGATGAGCCTGTGGGCAAGCGGTCCTACTCCAGCCCGTAGAATAGACGGAGAGAGAGATAGTAGTATGGACGGAGGGCAATCTCCGCGTGGCAGTAGAGTCCGTCAAGGTCTACTGGTATGCTGCCTGTGCAGCACTCGAGCGGTCCGAGATAGGTTGTTGTGTCAACAGCCAATACCAAGAGTAGTCCGCTCCAATCATCATGCTCGGAAACTCCGAGCGACACCAATAATGCTAGCCAGACGGACCATTTGTCCATGAGACTGAAGTATGGGATAGACATGCCAATCCCACCTGTAGAGGGCAGAGTGGACGCTCGGAAGGTTGTGGACTGGATGGTGTTGGCTGAGGAGGCGGGATGGGACGGTTTTTCAGTCTGGGACCATCTGGTACTTGACTTTGGAGGGCCCCTTGAAACATACGACCCGTGGATTATCAGGTCTGCTGCAGCCGCGGTCACGAAGAGAATCAGGATTGTCGCCAACGTCACCCCTCTGCCTCGTAGACGACCTTGGAAGGTGGCCCGGGAAGCGGTCACGCTGGACCATCTGTCACAAGGACGCTTCACTTTGGGCGTCGGTCTCGGTAATCCTCCTTCCGAGTATGAGGCATTTGGGGAGGTCTCTGACGCCCGGGTGCGCGCAAAGAAGCTTGATGAGAGTCTGGACATAATAACAGGCCTCTGGAAAGGAGAGGCCTTCTCTTACGAAGGAGAGCATTTCAGGTTGAAAGATGTGACGTTTGTTCCTCGTCCGATTCAACAACCAAGGATACCAATATGGGTTGGGGGTATGTGGCCTAATAGGGCCCCCTTCATCCGAGCAGCAAAATACGATGGTGTCGTGCCCGGAAGAAACTGGCCCGATGTGCTGACACCTTCAGATCTGAAGACAATCCTCGAACTGATTGAGGCTCGCAGAACCACTCTCAGTGGCTTTGATGTTGCGGTGGGGGGGATTACTTCGGGAGAGAATAGAGGACGGGACGAGAACACTCTGAGCCCTTGGATAGAGGCGGGAGCGACTTGGTGGTTCGAGGAGATCAATGCAGTCCGCGACAAGACTGAGGAACTGGAGGAGAGAATACGACATGGCCCTCCTGATGTCTGACCCGGAAGCCGTATTGCACTATGGGCTCAGATGGAGTGCCGGCGCAGTCATGCAGCAGCCAACCTCGGAACCATGATCAGGAAGACTGCAGTCGCAGTCCGGTCTTCTGCTGGGCCGTCAAGTGATGAAGCGCGGTTCGGAGTCGGTCTTCGCTTACCTCGCCGTATCGTCGACTGCACCGAGATTTTAACGGGATGACTTGAAACCAAGATTGAGCTACCAGCTAGGAGCAGATATCTGAGGTCGCCTTGGACTTCATTGGGATGTAGTATACCGATTCCGACTGCACTTCTCGTCTAATCCGAGTAGTACACTCATATATCGGCCTTGAAGTGAGTGATTGAACGCTCATGACTGAAGACACAAGTGAGATTGCCTATTGTGGTATCTATTGCGCAGAGTGTCCGTCCAAGACGGGAGTCATTGCGGACCTTGCAAGAGACCTGCGGAAGGCTCTGAGGGACTACCGCTATGACAGGATTGCCGAGTCAGTCAAATCAATCCCGTTCTTTGAGTCGTTCAAGCACTACTCCGAGGCCTACGAGTTCCTAGGTGGTCTGGTCAAGATGCGGTGCAAGAACGGTTGCAAGGGGGGAGGCGGACCACCATTCTGTAAGATGCGGAAGTGCTGCATCGAGAAGGAAATCTCTGGTTGCTGGGAGTGCGAGGACTCCCAGACATGTGACAAGCTGGACTTCCTGAAGCCATCACACGGTGACGCTCACAGGAAGAACCTCAGAACACTACGGAGAAGCGGAGTGAGCGCATTTCTGGAGGGACCAAGACACTGGTACGTGAAGTCCAAGGATGAGTGACAACGACCGCACTCACTGCTTCACGTACCAAGACGGACCTATGTCGGCACGTCATCCAAGAGACGCTTTTCGCCCTCAATCTTCTTGATTGGAGCGATGTCCTGTGATACTTCAAGGCAACCGAGGTACTTGCCCGCCTTATCACGAACCGCAAAGTACCGGATGTGGATGAACCGCTCCTGAAGATGAATCCAGAACTCGGCAACATTCCTCTTCCCCTCTCGGAAGTCTTGCAGTATCCTGTTGACCACATGTACGCTCTTCTGAGGATGACAGGCCTGGACGCTACGTCCAATCACTGCTCTCGAACGCACGAATACTCGTTCCGGGGACTCGCTGAAGTATCGGACTTTGTCTTCATGGTCTACGAACGTGATGTCCACGGGCAACGTGTTGAGCATGGCTTGAAGAACCTGGACCGGCAGACTCCCGCTCTCAAAGACCACTGTGCCCTCGGAGACTGCAGCCATTGCGTCACCCGGTCTGGCTGACTGACCACGCTTGGGTGAGAAGAAGGAGTAGCCGACATCCTCGAACTCTCTGCTGACCAGAGTCCACTCTTCTGCGGTGAACAGCTTCAGAGAGGTTGGAAAGAGGATGTTGTTCTCCTTGTAGAAGTGACTATTGAGGAGGTCATACAGTGCGGAGGCAGCAGCGGACATGGACCCGGCCCGGGCAGGTATTTCTGCATCAACCTCTGGTACGGTCTCATAGAGAGACTTCTCGGTCGCTCGGATCTGGTCGTGTTCCATCCACATCACCTTGGGAGGCTCTGTGATCCCATGTTTCTCCAGTAATGGAAAGAGGACATTCTCCTCACGCAGGTAGTGGGAAGCAGACTCCTTGAAGTGCCGAATCAGTAGACGAATCCTCGCGGTAATCTCAGCGCTAGGCTTCAGGTCACCATTGCTGATAGCTCCGGTCAGCGACTTCAGGTCCGCAGCGGCGCCCAGCAGAATGCTGTGTTCATCCATGAGCGTCCGAATCGGGTGGCCCTCAGGTGCGACTTGCCGCTGACTGTCCAGTGACTGGCGTAGCACAGAGAGGTGTACCTCACACAGTCGCTGGACCTCCTCTCTCGGCATCCCGTCTCGAATCAGCTCCTCTTCGGCCTGTGCAACCTCCACTGCGCTGACTCCTCTAATCACCTCGGCGAACTGCTTCTTGACCTCGTCCGGATGCGCACCTTCATGCAGTCTCATTATGACCTTCTTGATCTCAGTCTTCTTGTCTGGTGTCATGTCAATCACTCTACTTAACGTGCGTTAGCTACCGACCAGTGCCAACCAATCGTACTAATTACCTTTTGGGAGCGTTCACTTGCGCCGTGCCTGTCAGTCAGGCCAGCTCCTCGTCATCGGCCTTCCAAGCGGGACTGACGATGCAGAGAAAGACAAGAGGGACCGTGTCGGTGTTCTCGATGAATTGTCTTGCGCCGGGAGGAATGTAGACACAGTCATTTGCTGTCACAGATGCGGTCTCTTCGTCGATGTGCATGATTCCAGAGCCCCTGATGATGTAGTAGACCTCCGAAGAGGTCTTGATCCTGTGAGGGAATGTGGCCCTTCCGGGTTCCACTACCGCATGTGCAAGACTGTAGTCAAGGTGAAGAACAGCGCATTCATGTCGCGGATTGAGTAGCTCACGCAACTTGGTGTTGTCAATGGCCGTTATCTCTCGCTGTTCTGCGAAGCGCTTCAGCAGCAAGTCAGTTGTCTCCGTGGCTTGGCTGGACTGCAATAGACTGAGTAGACCATGCTTATGAGTCCTACTTCTGGCAGTTCGGACAGATGTAGCTGGTTGTGCTCCCTATTCGTATCTCCTCAATGAGTGTGCCGCATGCGGGACAGGGCTTCCCGGTCCTGTAGCCAACCTGGAGATGCTCGGCATACCTGCCGGGGTTCCCCCACACATCCTGTTCCCCGGGTCCGCCTCCGTATCTTACGCCTTCGCCAAGCACGAACCGAATTGCCCGGTGTAGTCGCGACACTTCCTCGTCGGTCAGTGTATATGCTGGCCGGTCAGGGCGAAGTCGAGCGTACCACAGTATGTCTTGAACGTATACATTGCCTATCCCTGCAATGAATCTCTGGTCAAGGAGGTAGGACTTGACACGCCCCCTCTTGCGCTTGAGCATCGTGGCAAGTCGTTCGACGGTAAAGGCGTCATCCAGCGGCTCCGGTCCGAGTTCGGAGATCTGCGGATGTTGACCTAGTTGTTCGGTCTTCATCGCATGCACATGACCAAACCACCAGAAGTGTATCCAGACTTGGCGTCCATCATCCAACCGGAACACAACCTTCTCGCGACGGGAGTCTGGCACATCCAGTTCCGCATGAACCCGGACCTCACCGCCCATTCCAAGGTTAATGGCCAACACGCGGTCGCCTCTCAAGTCACAGATCAACCACTTCCCACGTTGGTACACGTGTTCCACGCAGGTCCCTTCTATGAGGTGGCGGAATCGCTGAGGAGTGGTGTTGAGGACTCTTGGTTGGTTGACACTGACCTGTACGATGGTCCTGCCGACAAGCGCCTCATTCATACTCCGTGCCAAGATGAGGATGTCTGGAAGTTCGGGCATTCGACACAGGGAAAGAAGTCAGGCACATTAGTCTCACCAATGGCGCAGTCTACTGCGGCTCCGCCTTCCTCGCTCGCCACATCCAGACTGCGGGTGCCAACAGCCCGATGATGGCAAGATTGAGGATGGTGAAGCTGGTTATCCCGACCTGGACTATGTCACCCCAACCTGTTGCAGCAGCCAACAACCGATTGACATACGCACCAACTCGACTCAGGATGACAAACAATACGAGTGTTATTGACACGATTGGGGTCACGTTCACTCTCTCCGCATTCTTCGCCACCGTCGTGGAGAGACCGTAGACCATCAGGAGGAGCTGAAGGACCAGGTCTGCGATAGTGAATCGTGAATCGGTGATGTTGGTCAGACGAAAGGTGTAGTAAAGCCCTATGAGGAACAGAACGAGTGTCATCATGGTTGTCTGCTCGGGGCCCGTCCCCTTCTTGCGGAGGAGCACTGTGAAGATCGGTAGTATCACTATGCCAAGAGGAAACATGAGTAGCACGATTTGCTGGCTGATGTCGAGTTGTCCCAGCCCTAGAAGCATGTAGACTCCGCCAAAGGTGAGGATAGCAAACAGCCAGAACAACAGAAACAACAACCAGTTTGGCTGATGTCTCGGTCCGAGCTTGTCATGAGTGCTCCGTCCGATGTTCCATCCCAACAGGACGGTGAAGTAGGCTGTGATTGTAGCATCACAGAAGGTCAGAGCAGCGCCGACAGGTGGTCCGACCAACGCGGACAGCGGGCCCAATACCATGAACAGCACCACTAGGACGACTGCAAGCAGAACCTGAAGCGTGGTGCGTCGCGGCCCTTCGAGAAACAGCAAGCGGGTGCTGGGAACGAGCGATATCACAACAAGCGAGACCATGAAGTATTGAAATGACACAACAACTGATACTCCAACGCCCTCAATGGGGTCTGTGATGTTAGGGTCAAGTTCCCCGCGTATCGCAATCCATGCCGTGATGATGAAGATGGCAAGCAGTGATAGGACGAAGCTAAGGTTGTACCGGCGGTCGGTGATGAGTGTTTTCAGACCATTCACGAACAGCATTTGTGAGACCCCGTCTAGTCTAGTCTAGTCTGGACGCACTGACATCACACCAATATGACTCTGATTTGGGCAGACTGTGGATGTCAGAAGTCAGGTGGCTTCTCGCTATACCACTTGGGAGTCTTCTCCATTGCAGGATGATATCCGTCGAGTACATGCCTTCCAAGAATCAGCCGCTGGATCTCACTCGTCCCCTCGTATATCTGATACAGCTTGGCATCCCTGAAGAGTTTCTCCAAGGGATACTGGTCTATGTAGCCGTAACCACCATGAATCTGGACTGCCTCACTGGTAATCCACATGGCTGCATCAGTTGCATACGCCTTTGCTACGCTGGCTGGCACAGTAGAGTCATCGGTGTTGTCAGCAGCCCATGCGGCCTTCAGGTACAGAGCGCGGGCAGCTTCAAGGCGGATGTACATGTCTGCAAGCTTGAACTGGATGACCTCAAATGACCGCAGCTTGCTTCCAAAGGCCTCCCTCTTGTTCACGTAGTCCCGCGCATACTCCATTGCGGCCCGACCAAGACCAGTGGCAAAGGCTGCGATTGCAGGGCGGGTCTTCGCGAACGTCGACATCGCAATCGGGAATCCCATGCGCTCGGAGCCGAGCAGATTCTCCTCCGGGACTCTCGCATCCCGAAACATGACCGAAGATGTCACAGAGGCACGGTGTCCCATCTTTTCCACAGGTCGACCCGTCTTCACCCCGGGGGTGTCAGCATCAACAATGAACGCGCATAACGCCTTGTGTCGCTGACTCGGGTCAAGACTTGCAAACACCGTGAAGTAGTCCGCATGAGGCGCGTTTGTA encodes:
- a CDS encoding acyl-CoA dehydrogenase family protein — translated: MTVIDFTLTDEQLALQKKAREFAQQYMIPFAHYYDKTGEFPLPIIRECWAQGLMNLAIPKEYGGAGLGTMEQCIVVEELAAGCAGMTTSIYVNSLGIEPILLAGNSEQKEKYLRPLTEELKFASFACSEPGMGSDVAGIQTRVKKDGSHYVLNGSKFWITNAPHADYFTVFASLDPSQRHKALCAFIVDADTPGVKTGRPVEKMGHRASVTSSVMFRDARVPEENLLGSERMGFPIAMSTFAKTRPAIAAFATGLGRAAMEYARDYVNKREAFGSKLRSFEVIQFKLADMYIRLEAARALYLKAAWAADNTDDSTVPASVAKAYATDAAMWITSEAVQIHGGYGYIDQYPLEKLFRDAKLYQIYEGTSEIQRLILGRHVLDGYHPAMEKTPKWYSEKPPDF
- the mutM gene encoding bifunctional DNA-formamidopyrimidine glycosylase/DNA-(apurinic or apyrimidinic site) lyase, encoding MPELPDILILARSMNEALVGRTIVQVSVNQPRVLNTTPQRFRHLIEGTCVEHVYQRGKWLICDLRGDRVLAINLGMGGEVRVHAELDVPDSRREKVVFRLDDGRQVWIHFWWFGHVHAMKTEQLGQHPQISELGPEPLDDAFTVERLATMLKRKRGRVKSYLLDQRFIAGIGNVYVQDILWYARLRPDRPAYTLTDEEVSRLHRAIRFVLGEGVRYGGGPGEQDVWGNPGRYAEHLQVGYRTGKPCPACGTLIEEIRIGSTTSYICPNCQK
- a CDS encoding LLM class flavin-dependent oxidoreductase, with product MRLKYGIDMPIPPVEGRVDARKVVDWMVLAEEAGWDGFSVWDHLVLDFGGPLETYDPWIIRSAAAAVTKRIRIVANVTPLPRRRPWKVAREAVTLDHLSQGRFTLGVGLGNPPSEYEAFGEVSDARVRAKKLDESLDIITGLWKGEAFSYEGEHFRLKDVTFVPRPIQQPRIPIWVGGMWPNRAPFIRAAKYDGVVPGRNWPDVLTPSDLKTILELIEARRTTLSGFDVAVGGITSGENRGRDENTLSPWIEAGATWWFEEINAVRDKTEELEERIRHGPPDV
- a CDS encoding DUF3795 domain-containing protein — encoded protein: MTEDTSEIAYCGIYCAECPSKTGVIADLARDLRKALRDYRYDRIAESVKSIPFFESFKHYSEAYEFLGGLVKMRCKNGCKGGGGPPFCKMRKCCIEKEISGCWECEDSQTCDKLDFLKPSHGDAHRKNLRTLRRSGVSAFLEGPRHWYVKSKDE
- a CDS encoding cupin domain-containing protein translates to MLLKRFAEQREITAIDNTKLRELLNPRHECAVLHLDYSLAHAVVEPGRATFPHRIKTSSEVYYIIRGSGIMHIDEETASVTANDCVYIPPGARQFIENTDTVPLVFLCIVSPAWKADDEELA
- a CDS encoding hydrogenase iron-sulfur subunit; the protein is MNIIVLGCMQCMYAASDLAGTMKLQYDVSSRIIRMPCTARLDINFILKALQEGADGVLVVGCHPGDCAYKTGNLGAERRVRFARKLIGQLGMNEDRVKMVFVSAAEGDKFASEVTKFAAEIRKIGPNPIRL
- a CDS encoding DUF438 domain-containing protein, translated to MTPDKKTEIKKVIMRLHEGAHPDEVKKQFAEVIRGVSAVEVAQAEEELIRDGMPREEVQRLCEVHLSVLRQSLDSQRQVAPEGHPIRTLMDEHSILLGAAADLKSLTGAISNGDLKPSAEITARIRLLIRHFKESASHYLREENVLFPLLEKHGITEPPKVMWMEHDQIRATEKSLYETVPEVDAEIPARAGSMSAAASALYDLLNSHFYKENNILFPTSLKLFTAEEWTLVSREFEDVGYSFFSPKRGQSARPGDAMAAVSEGTVVFESGSLPVQVLQAMLNTLPVDITFVDHEDKVRYFSESPERVFVRSRAVIGRSVQACHPQKSVHVVNRILQDFREGKRNVAEFWIHLQERFIHIRYFAVRDKAGKYLGCLEVSQDIAPIKKIEGEKRLLDDVPT